In Pseudomonadota bacterium, one DNA window encodes the following:
- a CDS encoding helix-turn-helix domain-containing protein: protein MKIVRSDREIGSVDVAIMLDTSPDNVNYMARKGILPGYKVSKFWRFNKQKIARWIREHQPVEA from the coding sequence ATGAAGATTGTCCGATCAGATCGGGAAATTGGCAGTGTTGATGTGGCGATAATGCTTGATACCAGTCCAGATAATGTTAATTATATGGCCAGGAAGGGGATTCTTCCGGGTTATAAGGTGAGCAAGTTCTGGCGCTTCAATAAACAGAAAATTGCCCGCTGGATAAGGGAGCATCAGCCGGTTGAAGCGTAA
- a CDS encoding dihydropteroate synthase, with product MAKVLALAESINIMSKSIGPAIKERDPKPVQKMAIEQEKAGADYQDLNLGPARKGGDEMMAWLVKTVEEVSSLPLAMDSTNHTAIIAGLKATKNPEDAIVNSITAQPDSLTTRMPIVKEFNCNFVALTLSEEGIPRDVNERGMCAAEIYNKALEYDIPAEKMWIDPIVLPVCVDPGQVASFLEFLPLIPDFAPGAKSTCGLSNISNGTPTELRPYLNRGYQAMHKYLGIYSSIVDAYDTEMIALCHDEIPAVDELTRKLMEGEDVDEKSLGVELQVYYRSIKCCNGDILYSHSWIEDLVDKYNKDWYK from the coding sequence ATGGCAAAAGTACTCGCACTTGCTGAAAGTATCAACATCATGTCGAAAAGCATCGGTCCGGCGATCAAGGAACGTGATCCGAAACCAGTCCAGAAGATGGCCATTGAACAGGAAAAAGCCGGAGCTGATTATCAGGATCTCAATTTGGGGCCGGCACGAAAAGGCGGAGATGAGATGATGGCCTGGCTGGTAAAAACCGTTGAAGAGGTATCTTCACTGCCTCTGGCTATGGACAGCACCAATCATACCGCGATTATCGCCGGCTTGAAAGCAACTAAGAATCCGGAAGACGCGATCGTCAACTCCATCACCGCCCAGCCTGACAGTCTGACCACCAGGATGCCGATTGTCAAAGAGTTTAACTGTAACTTTGTCGCCCTGACTCTCAGCGAAGAAGGTATTCCCCGGGATGTCAATGAGCGGGGCATGTGCGCGGCTGAGATCTACAACAAAGCCCTGGAATATGATATTCCGGCGGAAAAAATGTGGATTGATCCCATCGTCCTGCCGGTCTGTGTTGATCCCGGTCAGGTGGCCTCTTTCCTGGAATTCCTGCCCCTGATTCCTGATTTTGCCCCGGGCGCCAAGTCAACCTGCGGCCTTTCAAATATTTCCAACGGAACGCCGACGGAGCTGCGTCCATATTTGAATCGTGGCTACCAGGCCATGCACAAATATCTGGGTATTTACTCATCTATTGTTGATGCCTATGACACGGAGATGATTGCTTTATGTCACGATGAAATTCCGGCAGTAGATGAACTTACCAGGAAACTTATGGAAGGCGAGGACGTGGATGAAAAATCACTGGGCGTTGAACTGCAGGTTTATTACCGCAGCATCAAATGCTGCAATGGTGATATCCTCTATTCCCATTCCTGGATCGAAGACCTGGTGGATAAATACAACAAAGACTGGTATAAATAA
- the acsC gene encoding acetyl-CoA decarbonylase/synthase complex subunit gamma, giving the protein MGLTGIQIFKMLPKTNCKECGSPTCLAFAMQLAAGKAELDKCPYVSDEARAQLSEASAPPIRGVGIGTGDKAVKIGEELVMYRHEKTFINPTAVAVLVTDEMADDEVNAKINNLNTVSFERVGLTLEPNLLAVKNTSGDAGKFEALVKKALGATEKGLILISDDLAALEAGAKAANDKKALLYAATADNADKVAAIAKETGSSVVAKGDSVEAVSNFTKTIVDAGVKDIVLDTSAGNLKQMFYDNHQVRRAALKAKNKDLGFPTINMVCDLTDDPYKEALYAAISIAKYGGIVVMSDVDKERMLPLLVQRLNLYTDPQRPMLMDEGIYGINKPGPDSPVIITTNFALTYFIVSAEVEASRVPTWLLIMDVEGMSVLTAWSAGKFVADAMAPFTVKSGITEKVNHKKIIIPGYVAQISGEFQEELGDEWEVIIGTREAADLPAFLKKMTGA; this is encoded by the coding sequence ATGGGACTCACTGGAATCCAAATTTTCAAAATGCTCCCCAAAACTAATTGTAAGGAATGTGGCAGCCCCACATGTTTGGCTTTTGCCATGCAATTGGCAGCGGGTAAAGCTGAGCTGGACAAATGTCCATACGTATCCGATGAAGCCAGAGCTCAACTGAGTGAAGCCTCAGCGCCACCAATTCGTGGAGTGGGAATCGGCACCGGCGACAAGGCGGTTAAAATCGGGGAAGAGCTGGTCATGTACCGGCATGAAAAAACCTTTATTAATCCCACTGCCGTTGCCGTGCTGGTAACCGATGAGATGGCCGACGATGAAGTGAATGCCAAAATCAACAATCTCAATACCGTTTCTTTTGAGCGGGTCGGCCTGACCCTTGAACCCAACCTGCTGGCGGTTAAAAACACCAGTGGTGATGCCGGTAAATTTGAAGCCCTGGTGAAAAAAGCCCTGGGAGCGACGGAAAAAGGTCTGATCCTGATCAGCGATGATCTGGCAGCCCTGGAAGCTGGAGCTAAAGCGGCCAATGACAAGAAAGCCCTGCTCTATGCCGCCACCGCTGACAATGCCGACAAGGTAGCAGCAATAGCCAAAGAAACCGGTTCATCGGTAGTCGCTAAAGGTGATTCTGTTGAAGCGGTATCCAACTTCACCAAAACCATCGTTGATGCCGGGGTCAAAGATATCGTTCTGGATACCAGTGCCGGCAACCTGAAACAGATGTTCTATGACAACCACCAGGTACGACGGGCGGCCCTGAAAGCCAAAAACAAGGACCTTGGTTTTCCGACCATCAACATGGTCTGCGACCTGACCGACGATCCTTACAAAGAAGCCCTGTACGCGGCTATCTCCATTGCTAAATACGGCGGCATCGTGGTCATGAGTGACGTGGACAAAGAGCGTATGCTGCCGTTGCTAGTTCAAAGACTGAACCTTTACACCGATCCGCAGCGTCCAATGCTCATGGATGAAGGCATTTATGGAATCAATAAGCCTGGACCTGATTCTCCAGTCATCATCACCACCAACTTCGCCCTTACTTATTTTATCGTCTCAGCGGAAGTGGAAGCCAGCCGGGTACCTACCTGGTTGCTGATTATGGACGTGGAAGGGATGTCTGTTCTGACTGCCTGGTCTGCCGGCAAGTTTGTTGCCGATGCCATGGCACCGTTTACGGTCAAGAGCGGTATTACGGAAAAGGTAAACCATAAAAAGATCATCATTCCTGGTTATGTCGCCCAGATTTCCGGTGAATTTCAGGAAGAGCTTGGGGATGAATGGGAAGTGATCATCGGCACCCGCGAGGCCGCTGACCTTCCTGCTTTCCTGAAAAAAATGACAGGTGCCTAG